The following nucleotide sequence is from Natronorubrum aibiense.
CGTAGAATTCGTGGAGTACAAGGTTGAGTCCACACGGAGTTGTTCGTGGACACGGTAAACCCTGCTTATACGAGTCAGCGGTGTAGTCACTGTGGGTTTACCCACGAGGACAACCGCGACGACAAGCAGTTCGAGTGCGTGGATTGTGGGTATGAGGTGAACGCGGATTACAACACGGCGAAGAACATTGCCGTCCGATACTGTGGGTATATCCATCGCGGGCAGAAGTCTCGCGGTGGATGGGCTACCAGTCAACTGGCCCTCAAGTCAAGGACGTTGAACGTGAACGGCGATTACACGCCTGCCGAGTTACTCGGGTAGAACGGGAGTCCACTGACAAGCCTCGGGGCTTGACCCCGAGGCGGTTGACTTGACGGATTTGAGCTACGAGTCTATGAGCAGCTCACCAATATACTGTTGTTCCCATGCGCGGCGCGCTTCGGTCTCGCGTCGACCACGGCGCGTTAGTGAGTAGTAGTTCGTTCGTCGGTCGACACTCCCTTTTTCCACGAGTCCTTTGTCGACAAGTGTGTCGAGGTTCGGATACAGTCGTCCGGCGTGGATATCTTTCTCGTAGTAGTTCTCGAGTTCGTCTTTGATCGCAAGTCCGTGTGGCTCCTCGTGGCCGGCGATTGTATAGAGCAAGTCGCGTTGAAAGCCAGTCAAATCGTACATACTCTGACCTATGGAAGCAGGCGAGTTAATTATAGGGAACATAGACTTTCTTGATAAACAATATTGTCGGTGAAAGCCGGTCGCGAATCTTCGATCCGCTCGGTCGTGTGCGGTTACGTCACCAGCGGCAGCATGGAACCGGAGATTGACGCCGACAACGGCTTCGTCACTATTCTGGTCGCCGTCACAGGGGACCCGAAATCGGGTGTCGGAGTCTACGAGTCGATCGACGGCAAGTTGGTAACTCACCGTGTCGTCGACGTGACCACAGGCGGCTACGTGACACGTGACGATGCGAACCCGATACCGATCAGGACCTGGGTGATCCACACATCACTGGCGATCAGATCGTTGCGACGGCTCTGCAACTCGACGGCACGGGTCTCACGATCCCAAAGCTGGGAACGGCAGCAGGTTGTATGACCGTGGCGGCCACGCTTGAGGCACTCAGACGACGGGCCACTACGAGCGGGCAATCGACAAGCGGCGGTCTCTGCACGTATCACCCCGCTTCGTGACCACCGGACTCTACGACGTCCGTCCGTGGCTACCGTTCGGTGTGATCACCGCCTCGATCAACGATAGTGCGTACGCGCTTGGTCGTGCTCTCGTCGGCAAGGACGTCCGTGAAAGACGGACATAGGTTCGGTACCAGAGTTACCACGAGGGCTCGACGTACAGTATCGACAGCGACGAACCACTTGAGGAGACGAAGATAGAAACCGAGACCGTAACAGCGCCGTGCACTGATGATCCGCTCCGCACAGTCGGTGGGCCGACGCTGGTTGCCACTGGCGTCGTCGGTGCCGGCGCAGTCGGCCTCGCGTGCTGGCGGTCACCCACCGACACTGAACACGCCTGTCTTGCCTATCGGGCTGATCGCGACACACTCGAGGACGTAATCGTTTGTGTCGACCGTCCCGTAAAACACGCTACTCACGACCAGCACATCGCCACCGTCCCGACATTATAGTAGCCACTGAAAATCACTGCACACCCGATCGCACGACAGTTGTGCGATCAGTGTGTAAATCGGTTCAGTTGTTACTGGAGGTGAGCTCCGCCAATTGGCTATCGACGTTGAAACGGTCGTCCTCAAGGAGTTAACCCGGGAGAGATACGTCGTCAAACACGAGGGTGTTGTCTACGTCTATGACCTGCCAGCTGATCCAGGCAGAGTCAAGAACAGGAAGTGTCAAGATTTGTCGAGTAACGAGTGTGCGTGCTGGATATAGCTGTTCACATCCCAACTTCGAGCAGCACTGACGTCGTCAAGGAGATTGAACAAGAGTCCCGTACGTTCGACGACTCGGCACTGTCTAATTGAGCACCTCCACTATAGTAGACATTAGAAATAATTGCTCACTTTAGATATAGAGAGCTGATCAAGAGCCGTATCGATCGCTGTCGTGAGTTCAGAAAGTGAGTCAAAGAACCGGTTGCTAAGCGCTGATTGGAGCTGTCTCCAGCACTCTTCAACCGGGTTTAGCTCTGGCGAGTACGCCGGCAGTGTTACGAAGGCAAGGTCGTCACGGGCCGCTAGGTCCGTGACGGCCGACGCCCGAAAATACGGTGCTCTATCCAGGACAATGATTAGATTATCCTCGAACTCTTTGCATAACGCCAGAATGAAATGTTTTGCGTGATCGGCGGTCACGTACTCTTCAAACCGAGAGAAAAAGCGATCACCGTCCTCGGTGATCGCGCCTAACAGACACGTCCAGTCACGTTGTCCAGATAACTCGACGGATGGCCGCGTACCGCGGGGAAACCACGCGTCACGCGGCTCGACTTGGACGGATTTCTTTGTTTGATCGATGCAGACTACTGTGGCGTCCATTTCCCGCCGCTTTTTTTGATCTCCTCACGGAACGTTTCTTGCTCATCAGCATCAGATTCAGCGGCTGTACGGCGAGGTTTTTGATAGCTCA
It contains:
- a CDS encoding PadR family transcriptional regulator, translated to MYDLTGFQRDLLYTIAGHEEPHGLAIKDELENYYEKDIHAGRLYPNLDTLVDKGLVEKGSVDRRTNYYSLTRRGRRETEARRAWEQQYIGELLIDS
- a CDS encoding IS630 family transposase (programmed frameshift), whose protein sequence is MDHLDKISVEELQDALDNVEGKKPTERLLAAIAYKNGVTQTELAEWYDVQRRTIYSWLKRLDTDESLEQAVTDAHRSGRKRKLSEKEQKEFEEAVHESPENVGVDAPAWTPALVQQYLDETYDVEYSIPSCRRLLKEAGLSYQKPRRTAAESDADEQETFREEIKKKRREMDATVVCIDQTKKSVQVEPRDAWFPRGTRPSVELSGQRDWTCLLGAITEDGDRFFSRFEEYVTADHAKHFILALCKEFEDNLIIVLDRAPYFRASAVTDLAARDDLAFVTLPAYSPELNPVEECWRQLQSALSNRFFDSLSELTTAIDTALDQLSISKVSNYF